The window TCAAAGACAAGTACATAGAAATGGCCAAGAGATACCAGACTGGGCTCAAGCCAATTGATTGAAGCCAGCTCGAGCTATTGCTGTATCATTTTGTCACGATTGAATCGAGCAAGTGCCAATACCCAACCTACTAGGAGTATTGTCACTGCAACAAGTAGTGTAACCAAATTCACAAGCCAAACAAAGGCGGGTTGTACAGATCCATCGGCTAGAGACAGCATGGGCAACATCATCGGTAGCATGAAAACAAGAATCACAGCAGAAGATGTCTGATATGCTTCATAAACCCGATTCACTTTTCCACTTATGAGAATATTCACTGCAATCACAGCAAATATCATAATCACGCCAGAGGTTGCAATAAGGAATATTCCCGGTAAATCTGGAATGAGTAACAGGGGCTTACCACTAAGTAGCAGCACCAAATTCGGGATCGTCAAAGTAAGTACTGTTGAGCTAACGAGAATAGCCAAACTAGGTACAGCTGATGCCAGTATCTTACCTTCATCGATTATCGCGATATGATCGCAGATTCTATCAACTTCAGCAAGATTGTGCGAGTTTATGAGAAAGGTCTGCCCAAATTCAGCAGACAGGTCTAATATCAGCTTACGAACACGCCTAGCAGCTACTGGATCCAGCGCTGATGTTGGTTCATCAAGTAGAAGGACCTTGGGCTCATGTACAAGAGCACGACATAAGGCAAGGCGCTGTCGGTTTCCTGTGCTTAGTTTTCCAGCGGAATCATTCCTTCGCTCCCAGAGCTCCATGAACTGGAGGAGTTCTTTTATCCGCTCTTTAGCTCGATTCTCTTCTAGTCCATACAGGCGGGCAAAATACAGTAGATTATCATATGCTGACAGCGTTTCATAATGAGTATGGTTTCCTTCC of the Candidatus Thorarchaeota archaeon genome contains:
- a CDS encoding ABC transporter ATP-binding protein; translated protein: MGDHTLTKENDIETHNLTKQFGKLVAVDGINIEIPKGSVFGLLGPNGAGKSTTVRLLCTLLKPDLGSASVCGYDVVSEPIRVREITGVLPEEGNHTHYETLSAYDNLLYFARLYGLEENRAKERIKELLQFMELWERRNDSAGKLSTGNRQRLALCRALVHEPKVLLLDEPTSALDPVAARRVRKLILDLSAEFGQTFLINSHNLAEVDRICDHIAIIDEGKILASAVPSLAILVSSTVLTLTIPNLVLLLSGKPLLLIPDLPGIFLIATSGVIMIFAVIAVNILISGKVNRVYEAYQTSSAVILVFMLPMMLPMLSLADGSVQPAFVWLVNLVTLLVAVTILLVGWVLALARFNRDKMIQQ